From a region of the Carettochelys insculpta isolate YL-2023 chromosome 29, ASM3395843v1, whole genome shotgun sequence genome:
- the LOC142003446 gene encoding gametocyte-specific factor 1-like: MPCAPGQTSPGGRRTPAPAPPSQPRPFSGGGGVELSSLVVVPNGGGALEPRCDLTRGRRSFVSAAPKLEGNKAPLWRHALERRKVCWGRYFKEESNAQRPAHRVLQRNFNQHYLSTSKTDLEDNYVDALDPEKLIQCPYDSYHQIRACRFPYHLIKCRKNHPEIAKQLATCPFNARHQVPRAEISHHISSCDDKSCIEQDIVSQSNNFHREEMNVVSMWQPPPCDEDWDKDLQEQSNSTFIWGTFSSGTNSPGSSVVMEQKSNLTAGMRAPKSLPRILSWKSRAYN, from the exons ATGCCCTGCGCGCCAGGCCAAACCAGCCCCGGCGGGCGGCGAACTCCAGCGCCAGCACCTCCCTCGCAGCCCCGCCccttcagtgggggggggggggttgaattGAGCAGCCTCGTTGTGGTGCCCAATGGAGGCGGGGCGTTGGAGCCTCGTTGTGATCTCACACGGGGGAGGAGAAGCTTCGTCTCCGCAGCTCCGAAGCTCGAGGGCAACAAGGCGCCGCTGTGGCGCCACGCGCTGGAGCGGCGCAAAGTCTGCTGG GGTCGATATTTTAAGGAGGAGAGTAATGCTCAGAGACCAGCTCATAGGGTCCTCCAACGAAACTTCAATCAGCATTATTTGTCCACCAGTAAAACAGATTTAGAAGACAACTATG TTGATGCTTTGGATCCAGAGAAGCTAATACAATGTCCATATGATAGCTATCATCAAATCAGGGCCTGCCGGTTTCCCTATCATCTTATAAAGTGCAGGAAG AACCACCCTGAAATTGCAAAGCAGCTAGCCACATGCCCCTTTAATGCCCGCCATCAGGTTCCCAGAGCAGAGATTAGCCATCATATATCAAGCTGTGATGACAAAAGCTGCATTGAGCAAGACATTG TGAGTCAGTCGAATAATTTCCACAGAGAGGAGATGAACGTTGTCAGCATGTGGCAGCCACCCCCATGCGACGAAGACTGGGATAAAG ATCTACAAGAGCAATCAAATTCTACGTTCATTTGGGGAACATTCAGTAGTGGCACAAACAG CCCTGGGTCCAGCGTAGTAATGGAACAAAAGAGTAACCTAACAGCAGGCATGAGAGCACCCAAGTCCCTGCCGCGTATCCTATCCTGGAAAAGTA GAGCTTACAACTGA